In Streptomyces sp. NBC_00306, a single genomic region encodes these proteins:
- a CDS encoding phage holin family protein, producing MDTNLSDLAAQNVAQVVRDALKDELREQTKKQRHAARMYAGASAAGLYGGAAVVASAVLALALVIPGWAAALIVAVLLLAAAEMMKRAAKPGPDAAVAGTTGTPAVVEEPPMPEAPPVVPPAGSPVGPPPVTPPAVPHAREKE from the coding sequence ATGGACACGAACCTGTCGGATCTCGCGGCTCAGAATGTTGCGCAGGTCGTCCGGGACGCCCTCAAGGACGAGTTGCGCGAGCAGACCAAGAAGCAGCGGCACGCCGCCCGTATGTACGCGGGCGCCAGTGCCGCCGGTCTCTACGGCGGTGCGGCGGTCGTCGCCAGCGCCGTCCTCGCGCTCGCCCTCGTGATACCCGGCTGGGCGGCCGCCCTGATCGTCGCCGTTCTGCTGCTGGCCGCGGCCGAGATGATGAAGCGCGCCGCCAAGCCGGGGCCGGATGCGGCCGTCGCCGGGACGACCGGAACCCCGGCGGTGGTCGAGGAGCCGCCCATGCCGGAGGCGCCCCCGGTCGTACCGCCCGCCGGGAGCCCGGTCGGCCCGCCGCCCGTCACACCGCCGGCCGTGCCGCACGCGCGCGAGAAGGAGTAG
- a CDS encoding MFS transporter — translation MPSASSAVSDSGRPAPSSLWRDADFRRLWMGQTASQLGEHAHLVILPLFAVVTLDASAGQLGALRAVGQAPILLLSLFAGAWVDRWRTRTTMVLTDVGRALVLGAAAVAGLFGVLGLPALTALAFAVGTLSVFFDVAYQASLVRLVERDRLVRGNSALEGSRSAAQIAGPALGGALVTLLSAPLATASNALFFALSFLSIRRIRRSESAPERAERPPGVWRRIQEGLRFVAGDTALRAVCLASAAFQFSFAAMMTVYLLFLPRELHLSGTVVGLVLAAAGPGALLGALLAARLPSRFGHGVVLVCAAVLGDGVFLCVPALRGSSAVTIPVLLAAGFVFGLGGQLVNVTVMAVRQAVTPAGMQGRAAATITFVGMGLTPLGSLLGGILAQEWGLRAGLLVTAAGMMLSPAVMAVSPLARLGRELPAPRDAPVSSNESSNDAPPGSHDAPPSSRSST, via the coding sequence GTGCCGTCCGCATCCTCCGCCGTATCCGATTCCGGCCGGCCTGCTCCGTCGAGCCTGTGGCGGGACGCCGACTTCCGCAGACTCTGGATGGGGCAGACAGCCTCCCAACTCGGCGAACACGCCCATCTGGTGATCCTGCCGCTCTTCGCCGTCGTGACACTCGACGCCAGCGCCGGCCAACTGGGTGCCCTTCGCGCGGTGGGGCAGGCGCCGATCCTGCTGCTCTCGCTCTTCGCCGGCGCGTGGGTCGACAGATGGCGGACCCGTACGACGATGGTGCTCACGGACGTCGGCCGGGCTCTCGTCCTGGGCGCCGCCGCCGTGGCCGGCCTCTTCGGCGTGCTCGGCCTGCCCGCGTTGACGGCGCTCGCCTTCGCCGTCGGGACCCTGTCCGTGTTCTTCGACGTGGCCTACCAGGCGTCTCTCGTACGGCTGGTGGAACGCGACCGACTGGTGCGAGGCAACAGCGCGCTGGAGGGCAGCCGGTCCGCGGCGCAGATCGCCGGTCCCGCTCTCGGCGGTGCGTTGGTGACCCTGTTGTCGGCGCCGCTCGCCACCGCCTCCAACGCACTGTTCTTCGCGCTGTCGTTCCTGTCGATCCGGCGGATCCGCCGCTCAGAATCCGCCCCGGAACGCGCGGAACGTCCCCCAGGCGTCTGGCGGCGGATCCAGGAGGGCCTGCGATTCGTCGCCGGCGACACCGCACTGCGGGCCGTGTGCCTGGCCTCGGCCGCCTTCCAGTTCTCCTTCGCGGCCATGATGACCGTCTATCTGCTCTTCCTGCCGCGGGAACTGCACCTGTCGGGAACGGTCGTAGGGCTGGTACTCGCGGCGGCGGGACCCGGCGCGCTGCTGGGCGCGCTGCTGGCCGCCCGCCTGCCGAGCCGGTTCGGCCACGGCGTGGTGCTCGTGTGCGCGGCGGTACTCGGCGACGGCGTGTTCCTGTGCGTGCCCGCGCTGCGCGGCTCCTCCGCGGTGACGATTCCCGTACTCCTCGCGGCCGGCTTCGTGTTCGGGCTCGGCGGCCAGTTGGTGAACGTCACGGTCATGGCCGTCCGGCAGGCCGTCACTCCGGCCGGGATGCAGGGCCGCGCGGCCGCGACGATCACGTTTGTCGGCATGGGACTGACCCCGCTCGGTTCTCTGCTCGGCGGAATCCTGGCGCAGGAGTGGGGACTGCGCGCCGGCCTGCTGGTGACGGCCGCGGGCATGATGCTGTCCCCGGCGGTGATGGCTGTGTCCCCACTCGCCCGCCTGGGTCGGGAACTCCCCGCCCCGCGCGACGCGCCTGTGAGCTCGAACGAGAGCTCGAACGACGCGCCGCCGGGTTCGCACGACGCGCCGCCGAGCTCACGCTCCTCGACGTGA